A stretch of Lathyrus oleraceus cultivar Zhongwan6 chromosome 6, CAAS_Psat_ZW6_1.0, whole genome shotgun sequence DNA encodes these proteins:
- the LOC127098053 gene encoding uncharacterized protein LOC127098053, translated as MVSFRENGNDIFSEHASNEGDDVSPRIGHEYQAEIPSLLKKSEQHSYRMDPANSEALHDKSFSFAIGLEDREHEELGYHEDIDSGKLGKSENHKLALGRSSSTWSDADTKSFILGLFIFGKNFIQIERFLENKGMGEILSFYYGMFYKTDGYRRWSECRKLKGRKCMIGKKLFTGLRQHELLSRLNPHVSEESQDTMLQVSKSYAEGKTSLEEYISSLKSAVGLRVLVEAVGIGNEKGDLTRFGMEPAKKNRALPAQTCKDLSSLGPSEIIQSLTGGFRLSKTKSNDLFWEAVWPRLLARGWHSEQPKNRGYLTSEDYLVFLIPGIDKFSRRKLVKGDHYFDSVSDVLSKVVAEPNILVLKEEENAKVGSYNEDEPIKESNEDDLSDDHRQCYLKPRCSTYNKDHTQFMVVDTSLVHRGKPSDLRELKSNPVNSVPRVEVNAAGKKYKGYKYMRKVKHNKDMSESIKQNLTKLTAIDTNRLSDGKLLKLKVKLKCPPVELEDASTMTNGLLRESNQGSPTDYSPSMAEANMLIYGKRKINKTGSLRGVSNSGATSKKGACDNLVNDANKMLQSQKNQNTSVFDNNPLNKIRKHQFNRKVRSGDSNHAAVPIKRRRLAACVKAEKSRIIENSSGGLGSEKTRFSRSSSFPDSNKNVCEPVGLQQNGSSTASSAVRSVEKNTEKNILYESYQCRSVSCVKVEKCESFTFNVPQVPSNSENNKTMAMEEEGEQDQKAKGPCLTSSTHKVVEELLRTPCHVDSLEQHPGKNPRRQSTRTRPLTVRALECIANEFLHVQKRQKKKNSQMHQDPFNPCRKARTRGKTMISRNCLDNGNAVLVQEEKHLNGDGSVS; from the exons TGTGAGTCCTAGAATAGGTCATGAATACCAGGCGGAAATTCCTTCATTACTTAAGAAATCAGAGCAGCATTCATATCGAATGGATCCTGCAAATTCTGAGGCATTGCATGATAAATCCTTTTCCTTTGCAATTGGTTTAGAGGATAGGGAACATGAGGAGTTGGGATATCATGAGGATATTGATTCAGGTAAATTGGGCAAAAGTGAAAATCATAAGCTGGCCCTTGGAAGATCGAGTAGCACCTGGAGTGATGCTGATACAAAAAGTTTTATACTTGGTTTGTTTATTTTCGGGAAGAACTTTATTCAGATAGAAAGATTCTTGGAGAACAAAGGGATGGGAGAAATACTTTCTTTTTACTACGGAATGTTTTACAAAACGGATGGATATCGTAGATGGTCGGAGTGCAGGAAGTTAAAAGGAAGAAAATGTATGATTGGAAAGAAACTTTTTACCGGGCTGAGGCAACATGAACTATTGTCTCGCTTGAATCCCCATGTGTCTGAAGAATCTCAAGATACTATGTTACAG GTTTCTAAATCTTATGCGGAGGGAAAAACTTCTCTAGAAGaatacatatcttctttgaaGTCGGCTGTTGGACTCCGCGTTCTTGTGGAAGCAGTAGGTATTGGTAACGAGAAGGGAGACCTGACTAGGTTTGGTATGGAACCTGCGAAGAAGAATCGTGCTCTTCCAGCGCAAACATGCAAAGATTTGTCTTCTCTTGGACCCAGCGAAATAATACAATCTCTGACAGGAGGATTCAGGCTGAGCAAAACCAAAAGTAATGATCTTTTCTGGGAAGCTGTATGGCCCCGCTTATTGGCAAGAGGTTGGCACTCCGAGCAACCAAAGAATCGAGGCTATCTTACCTCCGAAGATTATCTGGTTTTTCTTATTCCCGGCATTGACAAGTTTTCAAGGAGGAAACTTGTGAAAGGTGATCATTACTTTGATTCTGTTAGTGATGTCTTGAGCAAAGTAGTGGCTGAACCGAATATTCTCGTTCTCAAAGAAGAAGAAAATGCTAAAGTTGGCAGCTACAATGAGGACGAGCCGATAAAGGAATCAAATGAAGATGATTTATCAGACGATCATCGTCAATGTTACCTCAAGCCCCGATGTTCTACCTACAATAAAGATCATACCCAATTCATGGTTGTTGATACCAGTTTGGTACATCGGGGAAAGCCATCCGATTTAAGGGAATTGAAATCTAATCCTGTTAATTCAGTACCTAGAGTTGAAGTAAATGCTGCTGGTAAAAAATATAAAGGGTACAAATATATGAGGAAAGTGAAACATAACAAGGATATGTCTGAAAGCATTAAACAAAATTTGACAAAGTTGACAGCTATTGATACAAATAGACTTTCTGATGGAAAACTATTGAAGCTGAAAGTTAAACTGAAATGTCCGCCAGTTGAATTAGAAGATGCTTCTACGATGACTAATGGTCTTTTGAGAGAAAGTAACCAAGGCTCTCCAACAGATTATTCACCGAGCATGGCGGAAGCTAATATGCTGATATATGGCAAAAGGAAAATCAATAAAACTGGTAGTCTCAGAGGTGTATCTAACAGTGGTGCTACCAGTAAAAAAGGCGCATGTGATAATCTTGTTAATGATGCAAACAAGATGCTCCAAAGCCAGAAAAATCAGAACACCAGTGTATTTGATAATAATCCACTTAACAAGATCAGAAAGCATCAATTCAACCGGAAAGTAAGATCCGGTGATTCTAATCATGCAGCTGTTCCTATTAAAAGGAGGAGATTGGCTGCTTGTGTCAAGGCTGAGAAAAGCCGCATCATTGAAAATTCTTCAGGAGGTTTGGGATCAGAAAAAACAAGATTCTCCCGGTCTTCTAGCTTTCCAGATTCCAACAAAAATGTGTGTGAGCCAGTTGGTCTTCAGCAGAATGGGAGTTCAACTGCTTCTTCAGCAGTCCGAAGTGTGGAAAAGAATACTGAGAAGAACATTCTCTATGAAAGTTATCAATGCAGGAGTGTTTCTTGTGTTAAAGTTGAGAAATGTGAATCTTTCACCTTCAACGTACCACAGGTTCCGTCAAATTCTGAAAATAACAAAACCATGGCAATGGAGGAGGAAGGTGAGCAAGACCAAAAGGCAAAAGGTCCATGTCTAACATCTTCTACTCATAAAGTAGTTGAGGAGCTTCTTAGAACCCCTTGCCATGTTGATTCTTTGGAACAGCATCCTGGTAAGAATCCCAGGAGACAGAGCACGAGAACCCGACCATTGACAGTTAGAGCATTGGAATGTATAGCAAATGAATTCTTGCATGTGCAAAAGAGACAGAAAAAGAAAAACAGCCAGATGCACCAAGATCCTTTCAATCCTTGTCGCAAGGCTCGTACAAGAGGCAAAACAATGATAAGTCGTAATTGCTTAGATAATGGGAATGCAGTTTTAGTACAAGAGGAAAAGCATTTGAATGGAGATGGCAGTGTTAGCTAA